In Populus alba chromosome 1, ASM523922v2, whole genome shotgun sequence, a single window of DNA contains:
- the LOC118037688 gene encoding WPP domain-interacting protein 2 — protein MDLESESPALESVEDNELTTTTIIPTTTPDCPLNHGDGDGGDDNSKIKANGSCSNGIIHDMGANGNGDTNTLPHDGEVKEGVGSEQVGNSGKSSPSTAISPAGGSPPTKGFGLKKWRRIRRDVVKDASADADNSKVLKRVFSGAVNQAEPTKLKPVEVMQNSDGSFGSANLFRNVALGDAFVTRGSSLESIFMVASAFAAGMDSENSEDRSSKSSTAASAPRVRHDLPALSGYARDKNRVKSLSGKGVGSSAQQVQQGKGWVENGKKPRGERVKIEKENSHSSMESDSRSSNFVFMQGDCSVTSNGKQSGRSMIYDGENSDEAHAGEQQFSGDVHTGYGQENVGEVEDVSEDELAAEASWTDKGEKRVDHRPSADQDQWDESILSLQSVQKALENEVQKLGEIGKVSSVVEDSSLADPEIHESSLSDKFDSESFKESSSLEFQVLSLTQNVKYLESSLELTKAMLKMKETMVAELEASLNGDKSPKEESVSTAELQQEKSRELENELEGLFKQKIEAEIKCLALTRNLQKLRVAAGDQIALFEEQQAMAGEQVQMLNKLGEAEIKAASLKKQAEQLEKYCGDVLGTEEVFEMQSKVCEVTACFFIQLILLFLVFWLLVSQLSPSSGVVAPT, from the exons ATGGATTTGGAGAGTGAAAGTCCTGCGCTTGAATCTGTTGAAGATAATGAATTAactaccaccaccatcatccCAACCACAACCCCTGACTGTCCCTTAAATCATGGAGATGGTGATGGTGGGGATGATAACAGTAAGATAAAGGCTAATGGATCATGTTCGAATGGGATAATTCATGACATGGGTGCTAATGGTAATGGTGATACGAATACATTGCCTCATGATGGAGAAGTTAAGGAAGGTGTGGGAAGTGAGCAAGTGGGGAATTCAGGGAAGTCATCGCCTTCAACGGCCATATCTCCAGCTGGAGGGTCACCTCCGACTAAGGGATTTGGCTTGAAGAAATGGAGGCGAATTAGGAGAGATGTTGTTAAGGATGCTAGTGCCGATGCAGATAACAGTAAAGTATTGAAACGAGTATTCTCTGGCGCTGTGAATCAGGCTGAACCAACAAAATTAAAGCCGGTTGAGGTCATGCAAAACAGCGATGGTTCTTTTGGATCGGCCAATCTATTTAGAAATGTGGCTCTTGGTGATGCGTTTGTGACCCGAGGGTCTAGTTTGGAATCGATATTTATGGTTGCATCTGCTTTCGCAGCTGGCATGGATTCTGAGAATAGTGAGGATCGGAGTAGCAAGTCCTCAACAGCAGCTAGTGCTCCTAGGGTGAGGCATGACCTGCCTGCATTGTCAGGGTATGCACGGGACAAGAACAGGGTGAAGAGTTTGAGTGGGAAGGGTGTGGGTAGTTCAGCTCAACAGGTTCAACAAGGGAAGGGATGGGTAGAAAACGGTAAGAAGCCTAGAGGAGAAAGGGTCAAAATCGAGAAGGAAAACTCTCATTCCAGCATGGAATCTGATTCAAGAAGCTCCAACTTTGTCTTTATGCAGGGTGATTGTTCTGTGACCAGTAACGGAAAGCAAAGTGGAAGGTCAATGATTTACGACGGAGAAAACAGTGATGAAGCCCATGCAGGTGAACAACAATTCAGCGGGGATGTACATACTGGTTATGGGCAGGAGAATGTTGGAGAAGTTGAAGATGTTTCAGAAGATGAATTAGCTGCAGAAGCATCTTGGACGGATAAGGGAGAAAAAAGGGTTGATCACCGACCCTCGGCAGATCAGGATCAATGGGATGAGTCTATACTTTCCCTCCAATCTGTGCAAAAAGCTCTTGAAAACG AGGTTCAAAAATTGGGGGAGATCGGGAAAGTTAGCAGTGTAGTGGAAGATTCCTCTTTAGCTGATCCAGAAATCCATGAATCGAGTTTATCTGACAAGTTTGATtctgaaagtttcaaagaatcAAGTTCATTGGAGTTCCAAGTATTAAGCTTAACACAGAATGTAAAATACTTGGAAAGCAGCCTGGAGTTGACCAAGGCCATGCTCAAGATGAAGGAGACGATGGTTGCTGAACTGGAAGCCTCCTTGAATGGTGACAAGTCACCAAAAGAAGAATCAGTGAGTACCGCAGAATTGCAACAAGAGAAATCTAGAGAGCTTGAGAACGAGCTTGAGGGCCTTTTCAAGCAAAAGATCGAGGCTGAGATAAAGTGTCTGGCATTAACAAGGAATCTGCAGAAGTTGAGAGTTGCTGCAGGTGATCAAATCGCCCTATTTGAGGAACAACAGGCTATGGCTGGTGAGCAAGTGCAGATGCTAAATAAGCTAGGAGAAGCAGAAATCAAGGCTGCGTCACTAAAGAAACAAGCGGAGCAGCTAGAAAAATACTGTGGAGATGTTTTAGGGACCGAAGAGGTGTTTGAGATGCAGAGCAAAGTATGTGAGGTTACTGCATGTTTTTTCATCCAGTTGATTTtgcttttcttggttttttggcTGTTAGTGTCGCAGTTATCACCCTCTTCTGGGGTGGTTGCACCCACTTAA